The Filimonas lacunae genomic sequence TAACGACGTAAGCAGGCTTTCCTGGCTACCCCAATAATCTCCAACCGAAGATTGAAGCACTGACATATTATTATATGCCATAGCTACCAATACACTATCCTTACCATTGACCACTACATTATTGTAGTAATAAAAGGCAGAATCATTGTTAACATATAAAAAGGAGTCCGCTTTTTTATAATCCGCATTTTCCTTCACCCGTTCAATGGTAACCGTTTTTGGGGTACACGCGTACCAGAGGGTTGCAAACATGAATACAAAACAGGGTAAATTTCTCAAAATGGCTATTTACACTAAAAATAAAAAAAATAAGGCAAGATTTCTCTTGCCTTATTGTGTAAGTATTCATCCTATTACTGCGCCGGTGGTGGCGGTGGTAATTTGGGAGGTATATGCCCCGTTTCGCCACTGGTATCCTGAGTGGTTACTGTACCGTTATCTCTATTATGGTTAGGGCATACCAATGCCATAAATATTGCAAAAAGAATATGAAACATTTTAGTAAGTATGAAATGGTGAATAAAATCGCTACCGGCTGTTATGCTTCCGGCGCGTTGTGCTTGGAGGTGTAAGCAGCGCTACTTACATTTTTTGGGAAGAGAGCGTTTTGAATGTGGAAGCAGGTAATCGCTTCCCAAAACCAGTTATCCACCACCACATTCTCTACTCGGGTGAAAATCAGTTTCGAACAGTTTGCCTTTAGCCAGGAGGGCATCCCCTGATTTCCAAACCAAAGGTAGATAGGCGCAAAGCCTTTACTGGCAAACGATTCCGGTAAGTCCGGCAATTCCGGCGTAAATCCGAAAAGACCGGTATGATTCCAAAAAAACATTTAGATTTACTATATAAATCCTGCTATGTTTCCTGATTACAAAGAATTAGTTCTTCGGAGCTATCGTAAAAAAAGGGATGCGAGCGAGCTTTCCTCCGCCCTACAATACCATTCACCAGCCCAATTGCGGGATGCATGTTTAGCTGCATGCACAGAAAGATTTCTGAAGTCAGACGAAAAAACGCTCAGCGATTTTTTTGGGAAGTGCAATAGTCCGGCAGACTATGCAGAAACAATAAGAAATTTTGATATCAACAAATTCAGGCAACTCAATAAATTTCTCAATAACCATAAAATGGATACCAATGAGAAAAACATTGAACTTCTGGCCTGGCTGATAGATTTTGAGGATCGACCATTCAAGCTTTCAAAAAAGTATTCTTTAGAGGAAACGCCTGTTTTAGAGAAAGAAAAAACGGAGCTACCGGAAGGAGATATAAAACCGGTAGAGACAAAAAAAGCGGAGCTTCTTACAGAAGATATAGGTAATGAAAAAGATGACATAACAACATCACTAGCATCAACCCCTGGCACCAACAACAGTGAAATAACAACCAATTCCCCGGCCCTGATAGCAACTCCGCCAAAACCACTCACTCCCCCAACTACACCTGCTCCATTACGGAAAACCAGAAAACGTTATGCAATAATGATAAGTATATTAGCAACGGGAATGCTATTAGCCGGTACAGGAATTTACTGGCGCTTACATAATAATATCAACTATAAAACACCTATGCTTACCGGAAATGAAAAATGCATGTTTTGGGCAGGCGATCATTATCAGCCTATTTCCTGCAATGAAAAAATAGACGGCACTTTAGTTATTGCACTGGACTCGACCAAAATCACTCATTTTAAGAAAATAACAAGGCCAGACACTATTACCTATAATGCAAAAGGATTTGTTTGGTATGTAAAACCTAAAAAAGATTCAGATCCTGAATACTATACCTCGGAAGGTTTCCATCCCGTTTCTTATCAGTTAAGATTAAAACCTATTACCAATTACATTATTGATAAATATATTACACCCTTGCGAAACAATTAGTCTTGCGACTTCCATCATATTATTCACATAACCCACCCGTTATTAAACCATTGAATAATGAAAAAATTGCTGGCAATCTTTGTAACACTGACTTGCCTTACTTCCTTTACTCCCATTTCAGAACACCATGCAGGAAAATGCGTAGGAGCCGATAACTGCGCTGCCTGTAAAAACTGTTCGGCTTGTAAGTATTGCACTGCAGGTGGCACATGTGGAGTATGCGCAGCCGGGAAGTCCAGGCCTAAAAGCCTACCCTGTGCGCCTGGCAACAACAAAGAAATTCCGTTTTCGCAATGCAAAGCCACTACCAAAAAAGGCACACAATGTTCGCGCAGAGCAGGTGCATCAGGCTATTGCTGGCAACATGCTAATTAATACGTTTACATAACTGCTACCCAAGGTATAGCCAATAAAAAGCCCCGCAGGCGCGGGGCTTTGATGTATAAAGGGTCTTGTTGGTATGTTTAGGCTTCTATCGTTTTGGCCTGGTTATAATATTGCACTACCTGTATTAAAGCATCCGCATGAGAAAATATATCATCCAGCGAAGTCAGTTCCTTTTTCACTTCATTCTTTTCCGCATCAAACACGCCTATGTATTTTTTATTTCCATTGAAATACAATCGGCAAATAGGCTTTCGGTTGTTATCGTCAAATAAAATAGCGAAATAAGATAATGCATCACGATAGCAAACCCGTTGCACAGATACATATTGACGCAAAACTGATCGTACAATCCGGAAGCCTTCTAACTCTTCCTCAGTAGTAACAATTTTATTATCGTTATCAGCAAGTACTTCTGTAACCGTTTGCACCGCCTGGTCTATTTCTTCTTTCTGCAAAGCAGACTTTAACCGCTCCGTTATAATGTCATTAATATAATACTGAAACGACTTTTTGGTAAGTTGAGTAAACTGATCCATTACGCGTTGCGTAAGAATACCTGCATTATATACCTGTTTGGCAAAATACCTTACAAAATCCTGGCTGGGGTTGTTAAACTCAGCCATCATCAGCGCTTTCAATTGCCCTACGTATTTGAGCTCACTGGCTGTAGACACAATAGTATCTGAATCAAAATACACTTTATGAAATTTCTTTAACTCTTCTATATGTGTGTCCCGAACATCATTCAGGTCGAATATAAAAAAGGGTTTCTCATCCATCTTATTAGGTTCATCCAGATCGGTATAAAAACGCGACTCAAAACCATTGGTAAGAATAGAAAATTTAGCCTTTGTGGTATGGAAATAACGAAACAACTGTGAATTATGCGGATCAAGCTCTGTAGACCAATGCTTACATTCTATCAGGATAACCGGGTTACCCTCTTTCATGATAGCGTAGTCCACTTTCTCTCCTTTTTTAATACCTAAATCAGCCACAAATTCAGGCACTACTTCCAGTGGATTAAACACATCATATCCTAATGCCTGGAGAAAAGGCATCACAAATGAATGCTTGGTGGCTTCTTCTGTATGCACCAATTCCTTGTGCTTTACTATTCGTTCAGCCAGCTGCTTTATAATATCTTTAAAATCCATAGTAAACTGTTTTGCTTTTACACGCAAAATACCAGTTCACATGCTGGCTATATTACGGGTTCCCGTAATGAGAGGCTTCTGTATTCCTTACAAGCAGGCAAACATAATTACTTAAAAAAAAATCTTCTTTTTTTAAGATGGATACAGTTGCGTTGTTATAGAATAGAACAACATGCAATCCATTTAATATGAACAAGAACATGCTATCCCTGATCTTG encodes the following:
- a CDS encoding type I restriction endonuclease, whose translation is MDFKDIIKQLAERIVKHKELVHTEEATKHSFVMPFLQALGYDVFNPLEVVPEFVADLGIKKGEKVDYAIMKEGNPVILIECKHWSTELDPHNSQLFRYFHTTKAKFSILTNGFESRFYTDLDEPNKMDEKPFFIFDLNDVRDTHIEELKKFHKVYFDSDTIVSTASELKYVGQLKALMMAEFNNPSQDFVRYFAKQVYNAGILTQRVMDQFTQLTKKSFQYYINDIITERLKSALQKEEIDQAVQTVTEVLADNDNKIVTTEEELEGFRIVRSVLRQYVSVQRVCYRDALSYFAILFDDNNRKPICRLYFNGNKKYIGVFDAEKNEVKKELTSLDDIFSHADALIQVVQYYNQAKTIEA
- a CDS encoding DUF5763 domain-containing protein; this encodes MKKLLAIFVTLTCLTSFTPISEHHAGKCVGADNCAACKNCSACKYCTAGGTCGVCAAGKSRPKSLPCAPGNNKEIPFSQCKATTKKGTQCSRRAGASGYCWQHAN